One genomic window of Medicago truncatula cultivar Jemalong A17 chromosome 1, MtrunA17r5.0-ANR, whole genome shotgun sequence includes the following:
- the LOC120580535 gene encoding putative disease resistance RPP13-like protein 1: protein MAFVGEAFLSASLEVLLDRIIPDELLYFSRNKELDTSLLKKLKITLLSLQAVMNDAEEKQITNPAVKQWLDELRDALYDADDLLDEINTESLRCKLEAESQIQQPFSDQVLNFLSSPFKSFFRVVNSEIQDVFQRLEQFSLQKDILELKQGVCGKV, encoded by the coding sequence ATGGCATTTGTTGGAGAAGCATTCCTCTCAGCTTCTTTGGAAGTATTGCTAGACAGAATCATTCCTGATGAGTTACTATACTTTTCTAGGAACAAAGAACTTGACACATCACTCCTCAAAAAGCTGAAAATAACACTGTTGAGTCTTCAAGCTGTGATGAATGATGCTGAGGAGAAACAAATCACCAACCCTGCTGTTAAACAATGGTTGGATGAACTCAGAGATGCTCTCTATGATGCTGATGATTTGTTGGATGAAATCAACACTGAATCTTTGAGATGCAAATTGGAAGCTGAGTCTCAAATTCAACAACCTTTTAGTGATCAGgttttgaattttctttcttctcctttcaAAAGCTTTTTTAGAGTTGTTAATTCTGAAATACAAGATGTTTTTCAAAGATTGGAACAATTTTCATTGCAAAAAGATATCCTTGAATTGAAACAAGGTGTTTGTGGCAAAGTTTGA
- the LOC25480434 gene encoding putative disease resistance protein At3g14460 gives MGGIGKTTLAKLLYNDLEVGKNFDLKAWAYISKDFDVCRVTKILLECVSSKPVVTDNLNTLQVELQQSLRKKRYLLVLDDVWDGSYDEWNKLKAVFEAGEVGSKIVITTRDESVALAMQTHIPVHYLRSLRSEDCWSLLAHHAFGPNNCKEQSKLEVIGKEIAKRCGGLPLAAEAVGGLLRTKLSEKNWNKVLKSNIWDLPNIKVLPALLLSYHYLPAPLKRCFAYCSIFPKNSGLDKKMVVLLWMAEDLVHQYKGEKTVEEVVEEYFDELVSRSLIRRQMVNAKESFMMHDLINELATTVSSAFCIRLEDPKPCESLKRARHLSYIRGNYDCFNKFNMFHESKCLRTLLALPLRHWWSSKYPNLRSHYLSSKLLFDLLPAMKRLRVLSLSHYNNITELPNSFVNLIHLRYLDLSNTKIEKLPDVICKLYNLQTLLLSKCSSLTELPEDIGNLVNLRHLDLSDTKLKVMPIQIAKLQNLQTLSSFVVSRQSNGLKIGELRKFPHLQGKLSISKLQNVTDLSDAVHANLEKKEEIDELTLEWDRDTTEDSQMERLVLEQLQPSTNLKKLTIQFFGGTSFPNWLGDSSFRNMMYLRISGCDHCWSLPPLGELLSLKELFISGLISVKMVGTEFYGSISSLSFQPFPSLEILCFEDMPEWKEWNMIGGTTIEFPSLRRLFLCDCPKLKGNIPQNLPSLVELELSKCPLLRSQEVDSSISSSIRRPSHPEWMMIELNSLKQLTISSIVSLSSFPLELLPRTLKSLTFLSCENLEFLPHESSPIDTSLEKLQIFNSCNSMTSFYLGCFPVLKSLFILGCKNLKSISVAEDDASHSHSFLQSLSIYACPNLESFPFHGLTTPNLNSFMVSSCPKLKSLPEPIHSLSSLYQLIVYGLPKLQTFAQESLPSNLRILEVSNYGSLSTSAITKWGLKYLTCLAELRIRGKWLQHLTSLENLEISDCRRLESLPEEGLPSSLSVLTIKRCLLLQANCQSNGGKEWHKISHIPCIIIDNKVII, from the exons ATGGGAGGGATTGGAAAAACAACACTAGCTAAACTACTTTACAATGATCTTGAGGTAGGAAAGAATTTTGACCTAAAAGCTTGGGCATATATATCAAAGGATTTTGATGTTTGTAGGGTGACAAAAATTCTTCTTGAATGTGTCAGTTCAAAGCCGGTTGTCACGGATAACTTGAATACTCTACAAGTGGAGTTACAGCAaagtttgagaaaaaaaagatatttgctTGTTCTGGATGATGTCTGGGATGGAAGTTATGATGAATGGAACAAACTGAAGGCTGTTTTTGAAGCCGGGGAAGTGGGAAGTAAGATCGTCATCACAACACGGGATGAAAGTGTTGCATTAGCAATGCAAACTCATATTCCTGTCCACTATTTGAGATCTCTTCGTAGTGAAGATTGTTGGTCTTTACTTGCGCATCACGCATTTGGACCGAATAACTGCAAGGAACAATCGAAACTTGAAGTAATTGGCAAAGAAATTGCAAAAAGATGTGGTGGCTTGCCGTTAGCTGCAGAAGCCGTTGGGGGTCTTCTCCGCACCAAATTATCAGAAAAGAACTGGAATAAGGTATTAAAAAGTAACATCTGGGATTTGCCAAATATCAAAGTGCTACCGGCTCTTCTATTGAGCTATCACTATCTTCCTGCTCCTTTGAAGCGATGTTTTGcttattgttcaatttttccaaaGAACTCCGGTTTAGATAAGAAGATGGTGGTTCTGCTATGGATGGCAGAAGACTTGGTACATCAGTATAAAGGTGAAAAAACTGTAGAAGAGGTAGTAGAAGAATACTTTGATGAACTTGTATCACGGTCGCTAATACGTAGACAGATGGTCAATGCGAAAGAAAGCTTCATGATGCATGACCTTATCAATGAATTAGCAACAACTGTTTCATCTGCATTTTGTATCAGGCTTGAGGATCCAAAGCCATGTGAAAGTCTTAAAAGAGCTCGTCATTTGTCATACATTCGAGGGAATTATGACTGCTTCAATAAATTCAATATGTTTCATGAATCAAAGTGTCTTCGAACCTTACTAGCCTTACCGTTAAGACATTGGTGGTCATCAAAATATCCTAATCTGAGAAGCCATTATCTATCAAGCAAGTTACTATTTGATTTGTTACCTGCAATGAAACGGTTGAGGGTGTTATCTTTGTCACACTATAACAATATCACTGAGTTGCCTAACTCTTTCGTAAATTTAATACATCTGCGGTATTTAGATCTCTCCAAcactaaaatagaaaaattgcCAGATGTAATATGCAAGCTCTACAATCTTCAAACCTTATTGTTGTCGAAATGTAGCTCTCTTACTGAATTACCCGAGGACATTGGAAATTTGGTTAATCTACGTCACCTCGATTTAAGTGACACTAAGTTGAAGGTGATGCCTATACAAATAGCCAAACTGCAAAATCTTCAAACACTGTCTTCATTTGTTGTCAGCAGACAATCAAACGGGTTGAAGATTGGGGAGCTGAGAAAATTTCCACATCTACAAGGGAAATTGTCAATCTCAAAGTTACAAAATGTTACTGATCTCTCTGATGCCGTTCATGCCAACttggagaagaaagaagaaattgaTGAGTTGACATTAGAATGGGATCGTGATACAACAGAAGACTCGCAAATGGAAAGACTTGTACTTGAACAGTTGCAGCCCTCAACAAATTTGAAGAAACTCACAATCCAATTCTTTGGTGGAACCAGCTTTCCGAATTGGTTAGGAGATTCCTCATTTCGCAACATGATGTATTTGCGCATCAGTGGTTGTGATCATTGTTGGTCACTTCCTCCCCTAGGAGAGTTGCTTAGTCTCAAAGAACTCTTCATTTCTGGACTAATATCAGTGAAAATGGTAGGTACTGAGTTTTACGGAAGCATTAGTTCCCTTTCCTTTCAACCATTTCCCtccttggaaattttgtgtTTCGAGGATATGCCAGAATGGAAGGAATGGAACATGATTGGAGGTACCACTATTGAGTTTCCTAGTCTAAGGCGTTTGTTTCTATGTGATTGTCCGAAACTCAAAGGAAACATACCACAGAACCTTCCTTCTTTAGTTGAACTCGAGTTGTCAAAATGTCCTCTGCTCAGGTCACAAGAGGTTGATAGCAGCATCAGCAGCAGCATTCGAAGGCCATCACATCCCGAGTGGATGATGATTGAACtcaattctctcaaacagtTGACTATCTCAAGCATTGTTTCTCTGAGTTCCTTCCCATTAGAACTTCTCCCTAGAACATTAAAATCTCTCACTTTCCTTTCTTGTGAGAATCTAGAATTCTTACCTCACGAATCCTCACCTATTGACACTTCACTTGAGAAATTGCAAATATTCAACAGCTGTAATTCAATGACATCCTTTTATCTAGGCTGTTTCCCTGTCCTCAAAAGTCTCTTCATCTTAGGCTGTAAAAATCTAAAATCTATTTCTGTTGCAGAAGATGATGCATCACATAGTCATTCCTTTCTTCAAAGTTTATCCATATATGCCTGTCCTAATCTTGAATCATTTCCATTTCATGGACTCACTACTCCTAACCTCAATAGTTTCATGGTGTCAAGTTGTCCTAAGCTTAAGTCACTACCTGAACCTATTCACAGTCTATCCAGCCTTTATCAATTGATTGTGTACGGACTTCCAAAACTGCAGACCTTTGCACAGGAGAGTTTACCAAGCAATTTAAGGATACTTGAAGTGTCGAATTATGGGAGTTTGTCTACTTCAGCTATCACTAAGTGGGGTTTGAAGTACCTTACTTGTCTTGCTGAGTTGCGAATTCGAG GGAAGTGGCTTCAGCATCTCACGTCTCTTGAAAACCTTGAGATTTCAGATTGTCGCCGGCTTGAATCCTTACCGGAAGAGGGACTGCCTTCCTCTCTTTCGGTACTGACTATCAAGCGATGCCTTTTACTGCAAGCAAACTGTCAGAGCAATGGAGGCAAAGAGTGGCATAAGATTTCACATATTCCATGCATAATTATTGATAACAAAGTGATAATATGA